Proteins encoded in a region of the Amyelois transitella isolate CPQ chromosome 9, ilAmyTran1.1, whole genome shotgun sequence genome:
- the LOC106142798 gene encoding putative malate dehydrogenase 1B — protein sequence MVVRIVISGESQCELFAEMCLVADHLAQNLPDFCYERLEKKVHEWQTWLSKINQKNNWHHQGSPLIWKELLRKGSKAYYIGGASEFLDYCHSYYNFEKFMTLEKFGGLVNNYKQYQTKVREDNQVIAEVQEKQEIPELPPKSTFYICISGAGCPMTKYLIMGLLKLNSNNKSIAKIFINDSRCATDFMEYVEEECSYISTVHPGKVVKYIEKIGLVLSFTDLLIILDHVPFDPELAIGDWLHRNKHLMEDIAVHINVSASRKMYTILPNLGPACYNATILMNATTSINKHNIVVVTSDLGLDILQTVAEISEVPMKNIYCPPVWGFVGINHLVDVRTTIHKYNSFEPYNRYVKVRNSSLNIGSLTPEMRTMEYLMYFDETLWKKQVEIKMNIDKLIVNKALAVLDVLSLWLFDPEPNFIFNLGVRCNGSFGLTFEGAFSQPARFKHGEWRPAKHFPLPKDPNMNLKYLEDIANLMMTLKKTDLPKLNPYTPCTCKPKYFKKKEFRVY from the exons atggtgGTTCGTATAGTAATATCAGGGGAATCCCAGTGCGAGCTATTTGCGGAGATGTGCTTGGTGGCTGACCATTTGGCCCAAAATCTACCTGACTTTTGTTATGAAAGATTGGAGAAAAAAGTGCATGAATGGCAG ACCTGGCtgagtaaaataaatcaaaaaaataactggCATCATCAAGGTTCCCCTTTGATTTGGAAAGAGTTATTACGTAAAGGAAGTAAGGCTTATTATATTGGAGGCGCCTCAGAATTTCTAGATTATTGTCATTCTTactacaattttgaaaaatttatgacTTTAGAAAAATTTGGAGGCttagttaataattataagcAATACCAAACGAAAGTTAGAGAAGATAATCAAGTTATAGCAGAAGTCCAAGAAAAACAAGAAATTCCAGAATTGCCACCCAAATcgactttttatatttgtatttctgGTGCTGGATGTCCTATGACAAAATACTTGATAATGGGTTTACTAAAATTGAATtcgaataataaaagtattgcgaagatttttataaatgatagCAGGTGCGCCACAGACTTCATGGAGTACGTGGAAGAAGAATGTAGTTATATCTCTACTGTACACCCTGGAAAGGTGGtgaaatatatagaaaaaattgGTCTTGTTCTATCGTTCACTGatttactaataattttaGATCACGTTCCTTTCGA CCCAGAACTAGCAATTGGTGATTGGCTTCAtcgtaataaacatttaatggAAGATATCGCAGTTCATATAAACGTGTCAGCGTCACGAAAAATGTACACTATTCTTCCAAACTTGGGCCCTGCGTGTTACAATGCAACGATTCTGATGAATGCTACTACGAGtatcaataaacataatatagtaGTGGTTACGTCTGATCTAGGATTAGACATTCTTCAGACTGTAGCAGAAATTTCTGAAGTACCTATGAAAAACATATATTGTCCACCTGTTTGGGGTTTTGTGGGAATCAATCATTTGGTTGATGTTAGAACCACTATTCACAAATACAACTCGTTTGAACCATATAATAGATATGTTAAAGTAAGAAATTCGTCACTAAACATTGGTTCCCTCACACCAGAAATGCGTACAATGGAATATCTTatgtattttgatgaaaccCTCTGGAAGAAACAAGTCGAAATAAAG aTGAATATAGATAAACTAATTGTAAATAAAGCTTTGGCTGTACTTGACGTCCTCAGCCTTTGGCTTTTTGATCCAGAACccaatttcattttcaatttagGAGTGCGTTGTAATG GGTCTTTTGGATTAACATTTGAAGGAGCGTTTTCACAACCAGCACGATTTAAGCATGGAGAGTGGCGCCCTGCTAAACATTTCCCATTGCCAAAAGATCCAaacatgaatttaaaatatttggagGATATTGCTAACTTAATGATGACATTGAAAAAGACTGACTTACCTAAACTTAATCCATACACACCCTGTACATGCAAAcccaaatattttaagaaaaaagaatttagaGTCTATTGA
- the LOC106142888 gene encoding ribonuclease P protein subunit p30 — translation MTNRNWGFCELSINRNFDMNHLKSLADLGYNTIAINTYVEEATDEPKKKKKKGDVKEKKDAIPGPLEIAGEISGNTNLNILQRITVEFSDSSIAHKMNQSENLKKYDIIAVVPKTLQAFQYACGTMDVDVITFDPQTRIPFKISRKLYRQAVERGLFFELMYSPAIRDSTARKNIISTAHTYHAIGKSKNIVLSSSAESLLQVRDVHDVINLGFLFGLNSNESLNSVRNNSRRLILKSESRRYGKHYMIVENIQNDDNKIAES, via the coding sequence ATGACAAATCGAAACTGGGGTTTCTGCGAATTGTCTATAAACAGAAACTTCGACATGAAccatttaaaatctttagcAGATTTAGGTTATAATACAAttgcaataaatacatatgtagagGAGGCTACTGATGAAccgaagaaaaagaagaaaaaaggagatgtgaaagaaaaaaaagatgcAATTCCTGGACCATTAGAAATTGCAGGGGAAATCTCTGGGAACACTAATCTGAATATTCTTCAAAGAATCACTGTCGAATTTTCGGATTCCAGTATTGCTCATAAAATGAACCAATCGGAAAACTTAAAGAAGTATGACATCATTGCTGTAGTGCCTAAAACATTGCAGGCTTTTCAATATGCGTGTGGTACGATGGATGTTGATGTCATCACCTTCGATCCTCAGACAAGGATTCCGTTTAAGATAAGTCGCAAGTTGTATAGGCAGGCTGTAGAGAGAGGATTATTTTTTGAGCTGATGTACTCTCCTGCAATACGGGATTCTACGGctagaaaaaacataataagcACAGCTCACACATACCATGCTATCGGAAAATcgaaaaatatagtattaagCAGTAGTGCTGAAAGTTTATTGCAAGTCCGTGATGTCCATGATGTTATTAAtcttggatttttatttgGATTAAATAGTAATGAAAGTTTAAACAGTGTAAGGAATAATTCTAGAAGATTGATTTTGAAATCTGAGAGCAGAAGATATGGTAAGCATTATATGATAGTGGAGAATATCCaaaatgatgataataaaattgcagAATCTTAA